GCGTAGTCATTGGCACGAGTGGGAAGCTGATATTATTACCTTCCTATCCATGAATTCAAACAACAAACCTGTGCTATACTTTACACAATCAGAACTGTGCGAAGCGCTTAACGTTCCCCGCAGCACATTAAACACGGTTCTAAAAAAGAGTACAAAAATCTATAAAACGGTTGAGGGAAAAGGGAAAACAGCAAAAACAGGATTATCTACACTTGGAATGCTAATTGCGTTTGCTTTAAAAGAAAATGGCAAAAGAAGAGAGAGCTACCTAAACTACTTACAAGGGCTATTCCCTAAAACAGGTAATATTCTTGAACAAGCAAAAACAAGCAATGTCATGGAGGAACAAGAAACACTATACGGCATATTGGAAGGGCTACCAGCTGGTTAATTTTTAATTGTCCACTCTGCCAATACATAGTATATCTACGATACGTGGTTTGGTTAGCCAGTCTTGGAATTACAGGATTCACTAGTTTAGGATTCTCTCACTTTTAAAGTTTTATGCTTACATTATTAGGGTTATATTCTCATTATGGTATGTGAAATTTTTAGAGGTTTACTAGAAAATTAGAATATTGGTGGTGCTAAAATTGGGTAAAAATTATCCTATAGATCGTGATAGTAGAGGGCGTTACAGACACTCTTATGTATTTATGAGAGGGGCTAATGTTGAAGTTAAGCTACTTAATCATGAAGAATTGTTAAAGGGGAAAATTACAACAATTGAAGAATATTATTGTGTTCTTGATGTGGAGGGGACTAGTGGTTCTTATCAAGTAACAGTTAATTTTTCTGAAGTAAAATACATAAAACATGAAGAGTTTCCAACTGTTGAAGAAAGATCTCCTAAGTATAGTAAGGGGGATAAGAAAACGTCATTTGTATTTAAGATTGGTGAAAAGATAGGTTGTGTATTTAAAGATGGTAAGGGGATAAAAGGGACTCTCTTGTCTGAGGATGCTTATTATTTGTATGTTAAAAGCGAAAAAGAGAATTACTATACAATCATGAAGGGTGCTTTATCTTATATTGCACATGTAAAGCATGAGCCATTACTTTTAACAAACGATTTCTATACAGAAGAAATGAAACTAGCTGATTATAAAAAACCTACTGAGTATGTCTTTTCTGTGGGGGATACAATTACGGTTTATTTTCCGAGCGGTAAGAATGTATCAGGTGTTGTGTTGGATGAAAGTAAATATTGGGTATTGTTGCAGACTGAGAAGCGCCAAATAACGATATTTAAGGGTAGTTACTCTTACTTTAAGCACGAAACATATGAGACAAAGGCTTATTTGTATGTGGAGAACAGAAAGTTAAGAAAGCAATTAAGAAGTGGAGATACAAATTAAAAAGCGTCCTCTATGTGAACACGTCATGTTATTATGATTAAGCTGTTTTAATTCAGATTGATATGTAGGTGAAACTAATGGAGAATAAACAACCTGAACAAAAGTACGATCTAAGCAGGATATACACATACACAGAACATCCTGATAAAATCAGCGGTCGCTGTGATAATTGCGGAAATACCGCATTCAAAAGTTCCATCAAAGATTTCATCTATTTAAGAGAATGCCGTAAATGCGGCATGAAGAAAAGTATCTAGCCCCGCATGGGCTTTTTTCTTTATAAAAAAAAGTAGAAAAAGTCGATTTCCTATACATTAGGGGAATCGACTTTTTGTTGTTAATTGATAGTTGTTGCTTTAAGTATTGGATATGCATTATTTCATATTTGAGAAGTTCGATTTATCGACATTTTACGACAAGATTTATAGTATCATTATGCTAAGATACTATATGCTAATATTCCGCTAAATGAATGTTGGTGGGGGGAATCCTTAAATTAAGGGGCAATTTGTATGAATTTAAAGCAGAATGAAAATGTGGAATCTAAAAAAACACTAACTAAATTTCTAGGCAGCCTTATAGATACAATTGATTTCCAAAGAAGAAGTCAGGGTGATCTTGCAAAGGAAATGGGTGTTGCTGGCGGTACACTTTCTAAAAATTTAACAGGCAAAACTCAATTTGGTTTTTGGACTTTAGTTAAGTTACTGAACATTTTGTACGATGATATAAATAAAAGACAAGAAATGCTATATACCTTTTGTTCTGTTACCACAAGCAAGATAAACTTAAGAATCGCTATGGAGTATGCAAATGCAAAAGGTGATTTGGGCTTATTAAAATTAATCGTTGATAGAGAAAAAATTCTCCTTTGGCAATGAATAGAGAATGGGCTTACGCATATGAGCTAGTTTGGATGCGTAGTTGTGGCATTCTTCAAGGAAAAGCATTATTAGATGAACTTGAAGAAAGGAAAAAGCGCAAAATTATTAAGACGGAAGAAATTAAGGTCTTGTATGGGATATTAACTTTCTATACGATGTATGATTTAGAAAAATTTAATTCGCTTTTTGATTATGCGGAAGTAATGCAGCCTAATATTGAACTAATTACAGACGAATTTGTTCGAACAGCCTATAGCGGAAGAATTAAAGAGGGGCTATCCTACGCTTATTTAATGCAGGATAACATTGATAAGTCTAGGGAGATTTGTCATGAAATACTGAATTTCAAAGATGATAAAAATTGTTTCTCGCTTTTAAGAGCTTCAGCATTGGTATATCTTGCAGAATCATATACTTTTGAAAGCTACGAAAGAGCATCTTGGTATATAAATAAGTCACTAGAAACGCTTGAACTATGTCAGTCTGAGAGAGCAAACAGAAGAAAAGAAAATGTCTTAAACACTTATGCTTTTATTAAATTAGTAAATAGACAAGGGTTAGATAGTATAAGCATATATCATCCTGCTGAAGAATCTTTTTTTGAAATTGTTAAAGGCAATTACAAGAAAGCAGAAATTATTTTAAATAATATTAAGAATGAGAATGGCTCATTAAAGCCAATAGAGTATTGCTATTTGGGGCTAGCAACGAATGATATAACTTTATTAGAGAAGTCCATTGAATTATTCGAGTGTGAAGGTAATAGATTCTATTGCAAGTTCCCTAAAAAAATGTTGGTGAATTTATCTAAAAATGGTACAATGTGTGAGGGTGGTGCAAAATGAAAAAATTATATTTGTAGTAACAAGTATAGCTTTAGTAGCAGGAATTATGTTTGCTACTGCTAGTAATAAAGATCAATCAAACAATATAGTGAAAAAAGATTCAGAAAAATTAGTTGCTAAAATGGTTGGACCCGGCGGTGGCATGGGTTAATCTATAAATAATACGAATGCGATTGTCTCAATAGAGGCAATCGCATTCGCTGTTTTACGGGAAATTTCCCAAATATCAAATTCGATATAAGAGAAACATATGTGAAAAATTCACAAATTAATATTCTGAATGCAGAACTATATCTTTATTGTTGTTTATCACGATTTTATATTTACAAAACAAAAAATAAGTACTAAAATTAGAACAAATGTTCTACATGTTTCCACAATTTGTAATTTTAAAAAAGTCAAAAAAATCCCAGTCATCTAATCCGTTGATAACACTGGGTTTTCCGAAGACTTTTGATATGTAGTTTGGTTAGATATAGCAGTTTTTGAGAAATTATGGATTGACGATAAATGACAATCGTTGTAATCTTAATTTTGACAGATGTTTATTAGCATCTAAATTGTGAACTACTAACAATTACATAGTTACATGGGCTGAAAATAAAAAGAGCTGGTAACTCTTGATATTTTCGACCTTTTAAAACACACCAACTGTTTTAGAAAGGCTGCCCACTTGATGAAGCATAACGTGATGCAACATCAATAATATTATACTGTTTCGTGTATTTATACAAGGTATGCAAGGGTATACTTACACGCTATTTTTAACAATATTATTGGTTTTGTGCGGTTATCCTTCTTAAAAGTGGTTCTTCGGATTGAAGAAAAAGGCGTAGACTAAAACATTAGTTTACGCCTTTTTTGTATTCTGTAAGAAACCCATTGGCTATATGAAAATTTAATAACGCTCGCCTTACTATTTGTTGTTTATGTGAATGGGCTTGGGTTAGAAACTTGTTAGCAGGTATTTAGATCGTGAGAAAGTCTAGATACAAATTTAAATTTATAAGATTGGAGAGAAGAACCATGAGAGAAAAAGAGTTTAGCAAAAGTACACACAGGCTGAAAGTAACCAAAGAAATGGATATTGGCACTCTATTAAACAGAGCGCACAAAGTTAGTACCTTTGATGGCAAGAATTTAATTGTTCTCGATAATGGCAATCTGTACGATCAAGCAGGAAGAAGAGAAGTTCCTGTAACAAATATGTTTAGGTATATCAAAAGCGTAAGAAATAGCGATGGAATTGTTATCGCAAAGAAGAATAAACCATGCGGAAAGTTAATGCAGGTTATTTTTGAGAGAAAAGCAAAGCAAAAAGTAAAATAGTAATACATTTGATCGATTTAATTGTGCAAGAATATAGCACACTTGGGGTTCATAGCTCAAAGAAATGAATCTTGTGTATGTTCCCCATCCTGTCCTTTGAAAATTTCATATAGTTGCTGGGGGAAGGGCAAATCATCGCATGCCAGTCCATTTCGTGAATTTAGGAGAAGTAAGACACGAATAAACCCTTAGGGACAATAAGTCCGCTTGAAAACAGCAATCGATGTTGGTCTATCTGTAGCAAGGACTACAGACCACTTAAAGGGCTGTACAATACACAATAAGTGTTAAGGCATATCGCCATGACGGAGAGATTCCAGAGCGATGCACTTGTACACGCAAGCCTTTAACGAGTAAGCGTAACGAGACTAAACGCTTCTGTTACAAATGGAGATACTCCTTTTCTTGCATTTGTATCCGACCGAATATAGACCGTTTAAATTAGAAAAATCAAGAATATAAAATATTCTTGTAGAATTAAACAGATCAAATAGGAGTCAAAAATTATGAGTATGGAATACCAAGAAAGGTATGTCAGAAAGGTAGCAACTATTCTTTCAAGTAAAACAAAGCATACGACAGGCTGCCTAATTGAAGGCGAAAGCGATGTGTGCTTAGAGTTTCAAATAGAGCTAATTAACGCATTACAAGATAATCATGGACTTGTTTATCATCTAGATTTCAACGATTATACAAGCGAAACTGATTGCCTTGCAGCGTTGAAAAAGGCACGTAAACAACTGAGGTCAAATAAGCAAGACGGAAAGACATTATTTCTTTCTCTAGCTTCCTTTGAACGTGTAGAGAAGAAAACAATGGATGCAGTAAAAATATTAATAGGCAGCCGCTCATTAGGTATAAATTTAGTAGTTAGTGCGAATAAGAGATTTGTCCATTTAGTAGGATTAACAGAATACTTAGTTACGATGAACAAATCAGATGTAGTATTGTCAGAGCTGTACCGCTATAGCACTCAAAAGATACTAGCTTCCCTAAAAAATGAAAATGTATCATGGGGGGAAGCAAATGAATCATAAAGTCGAGAAGATATTAAGAACAAAAAGTATTCACGTAGATTTATTTGAGCTTGATGAAAAATACGATCTCGGACAAAAGATAGATGTCTGCTGCAATAAAATGAATGTCATTCATACCTTTAAAGTTTTTAATATTACTTTGCTGAGGGGTAATCATTGGCTCGTTCATTTACAGTAAAGTGGTAGTGTAGCGCTATAAAAGTAGTGGGGTCTCAAATGTTCATATGTTAATATATTAATGTAATGAATATAAATGAAATGGAGTGTAGACACCATGTGTAAAAGGTTTAAGTTTTTATTGGCTGTATCGGCTTTATTCATATCTATAACAGTAGTACTGGCAGGGTGTGGAGGTTCTTCAGTCCCTTATAAAAAAGATGATACGTATAAGGATAGTAAAGATAACTTCATTACTATTACTGCTGAAAATGAATGGAGAGTTAAAGGTAGTCAAAATAGTGAAGCTAATTATAAGGTTGAGTCAACAGAATATAAAGGTGATTCGCATTCAGTAGTGGCAATCTCTGTAAAAGAAAAAATAAATGGTAGTGATCCATTACTTGTTGTAAATGACTATCACTATTATATTTTGTCTCCAAGAGAAAATGGATTCTCATTAACACCGATCGGTACATCACATCCTAATAGTGCTCAATGGAAAGAATTCCAAGAGGGATTCAAGGGTGCAAATGACAAAGAGGAATTCTTGAAAAAAGAAGTAGCAAACGTTAATAAACAAAATATATTTAAGAAAACAAATTAAATTAGAGAGCAGAATCATATTAATGGTTCTGCTCTTTTTTATTGCCAATGATTCAAAATTAATAAGGAGGAAGTAAAATGTTAGGTCAAAATCGTTTGATATTCCCTGCAATGATAATAGTCATGATGGTATTATTAGTAGTTTTTGATTTGTTACTTTCTTTCATTATTAGTTTTACAGAAAAATTGGTGTAGCAATGAAAGATTATAAATTAACTGTGAAAGATGCCCTTTTGTGGTTTGTTTTTATATCATTAATCACATTAGTTTGGATAGGAATTGAGAATCTTGTTATACACATTCTTTTAAGTTGATTTTATTTTTACTGCAAACAAACTTTGCAAAATCTATCAAATTTGAATTTTGTTGAGAAGTAGGTGGCATAATGGCGTACCAAGTTCCTAAATGTGATTGTGGTAATAACTTAATGTACATGTTTGATAAGTTGTACCATGAAGAGTTTAAAATTACCAAAAATGGAGTTCCATTTAAACATAGATATGATTTTTGCGATATTCTTGAAGACGCTTGGAGAGAAAAATTAGGGTGTACATCTTGCGATAATGGTTATGAAGTGGAGTATGACAAGTTAGGTAGGTTTATCAGAGGCGTTTTATTATAAAAGCGTTAATTAGTTTCAAATTTGAATTTTATAAAAAGGAGGAATGAAGGATGAATACAATTACTATTAAATTTGGAGAAGGTACGGCAGCATGGAAGGATATGCAAGAAGTAGTGAAGATTTTGAATGATAAAGGTTATAGTACGCAACCTTATGGAGATATAGGAACAGTAAAGTTAACTAAGGTAATTGAGGAAGGAATGAAAGTTAGTACTGAAGAAAAAATAGCTGAACCTGATCCCGCTGCCATGAATAAAACGAAGGAGGGAACTTTTAAGAGAATCCTAGTTGAAGCCAATTATCCGTGGGAATTAATAAAAGATTGGACAGAAGAGGACTGTGAAGCAGAACTTGGAGCGATTGAACGAGCAAACAAATAGTTAAGCTGAAGCCTATCATTTCGATAGGCTTTTTGTTTTGGTCAAAAATTCAAGGGAGGATTCAAATGTTTATAAAAACTAGAAGTCCACCAATCCTTTTTCATTCGTTTTAAGGAAAAGGAGGAATGGTATTGAATTTTAAAAAGATATTCATCCTAGTATTTACTGTAATCCTTTTGCTTGGGAGTCTTGCTGATTTTGTCTCTATTGGATATGCAGAAAACACAACGGATCAGGAGAAAAAAACAGACGATGTAACTGTGCTGCAAGAAAAATCAGATATAAAAAGCCTGGGGTTAGCTCCTAATGAGGTAGTTGTGGCAAATGGGAAAAAGGGTAGTGACTTACTTGATTTTGAAGCGTTTATTAAGCCCTCTGACATTGTAGATGGTACAGAACCCTTTGACAAAAGTAATGAAGCTGGCAATGACTCTAGCCCGAATAACGGCATTGTAAGAACGTTTGATACGGTAACGTATCCATTGAAGGTGACAAT
Above is a window of Bacillus anthracis str. Vollum DNA encoding:
- a CDS encoding DUF5512 family protein — translated: MCKRFKFLLAVSALFISITVVLAGCGGSSVPYKKDDTYKDSKDNFITITAENEWRVKGSQNSEANYKVESTEYKGDSHSVVAISVKEKINGSDPLLVVNDYHYYILSPRENGFSLTPIGTSHPNSAQWKEFQEGFKGANDKEEFLKKEVANVNKQNIFKKTN